A stretch of the Flavobacterium aquiphilum genome encodes the following:
- a CDS encoding IS110 family transposase, with amino-acid sequence MNLKYSVGLDVSSKKINACISVIDEKQKVIVKSSTIIPNTLKGFAVLEDWISKHKKESIPVVICMEATGIYHENCAYYLFGKGFDVSIILPNKAKKYLEAIGLKSKNDSIDAKGLSQMGAEQCLELWQPMGTFFYQLRLLTRQHQNVVELKTVLKNQLDALGFAMHQLDAVNNQIEQTISLFETQLKELDKAIKMHLKSDQEVNSKAENILQLKGLGVLTLSTVLAETNGFTLFKNYKQLVSYAGYDVVEAQSGTRVGKTKISKRGNSRIRRALHMPSLVVIQCGVKPFKDLFDRTYEKHGIKMKSYVAVQKKLLTMIYHLWNKNQAYDKDYQLNIQEDEQKFFSRAIGFEEDTMAKK; translated from the coding sequence ATGAATTTAAAGTATTCTGTTGGTCTTGACGTTTCAAGCAAAAAAATTAATGCCTGTATTAGTGTTATAGATGAAAAACAAAAGGTTATTGTAAAATCCAGTACGATAATACCGAATACATTAAAAGGATTTGCAGTTTTAGAAGATTGGATTTCAAAGCATAAAAAAGAATCAATTCCAGTGGTAATCTGTATGGAAGCTACGGGTATTTATCATGAGAATTGCGCCTATTATCTGTTTGGAAAAGGATTTGACGTTTCTATAATTTTACCCAATAAAGCAAAAAAATATTTAGAAGCCATTGGACTCAAATCAAAGAATGACAGCATTGATGCCAAAGGACTCTCTCAAATGGGAGCTGAACAATGCCTGGAATTATGGCAGCCCATGGGAACCTTTTTTTATCAGTTGCGATTATTGACCAGACAGCATCAAAATGTAGTTGAATTAAAAACGGTTTTAAAAAATCAATTGGATGCTTTGGGATTTGCTATGCATCAATTAGATGCTGTTAATAATCAAATAGAGCAGACGATATCTCTATTTGAAACACAGCTTAAAGAATTGGATAAAGCAATTAAAATGCATTTAAAATCAGATCAGGAAGTTAACAGTAAAGCTGAAAATATATTACAGCTGAAAGGATTAGGAGTTTTAACCCTAAGTACTGTTCTGGCAGAAACTAACGGATTTACATTGTTTAAAAATTACAAACAATTGGTGTCGTATGCAGGATATGATGTGGTTGAAGCCCAATCGGGAACACGGGTAGGGAAAACAAAAATATCAAAGCGGGGGAACTCCCGGATAAGAAGAGCTTTGCATATGCCTTCTTTAGTGGTTATTCAATGCGGGGTAAAACCATTTAAAGATTTATTCGATCGGACTTATGAAAAACATGGTATAAAGATGAAAAGTTATGTAGCCGTGCAAAAGAAACTCTTGACAATGATTTATCATTTATGGAATAAAAATCAGGCTTACGATAAAGATTATCAGTTGAATATCCAAGAAGATGAGCAAAAGTTTTTCTCTCGGGCAATTGGCTTCGAAGAAGACACAATGGCAAAAAAATAG
- a CDS encoding DUF4258 domain-containing protein, translating to MNFIQRFAYYLVGLVMGLFVVAAFFSGKDTRCNYFPNARVLNDLRTKPFHYSDKASLILSQKWIDTTDIKNTLKLGDVDFDQSNVPYKKGKLYVIEGKTRKNQEIIIKVINYENKAVLEDIAKK from the coding sequence ATGAACTTCATACAGCGTTTTGCATACTATTTGGTAGGTTTGGTAATGGGATTATTTGTAGTTGCCGCGTTTTTCAGCGGAAAAGACACCCGTTGCAATTATTTTCCAAATGCAAGAGTTTTGAATGATTTGAGAACCAAACCATTCCATTATTCCGATAAAGCTTCCCTAATTTTATCCCAAAAATGGATCGACACTACTGATATCAAAAACACACTTAAACTTGGAGATGTCGATTTTGACCAAAGCAATGTTCCTTACAAAAAGGGAAAATTATACGTTATTGAAGGCAAAACAAGAAAAAATCAGGAAATCATAATCAAAGTGATTAATTACGAGAACAAAGCTGTCCTGGAGGACATTGCTAAAAAATAA
- a CDS encoding alanine dehydrogenase, which yields MSISPFTKEQLLPQEEKLEIAKHKSQLFIGIPKENSYQERRICLTPDAVNSLTYQGHRVMIEAGAGVSSSYSDKEYSDAGAEITQDTKKVFSCPMILKVEPPTVSEIEMMNPKTILISAIQLKTRKKTYFEALSRKKITSLAFEYLKDTDGSYPAVKSLSEIAGTASILIAAELMITNEFGKGLLFGNITGVAPTEVVILGAGTAGEFAARTALGLGASVKVFDNSITKLRRLQNNLNQRIFTSTIQQKSLLKALRRCDVAIGAMRGQERCPIIVTETMVEHMKKAAVIVDISIDTGGCFETSEVTTHEKPTYVKHNVLHYCVPNIPSRYSKTASLSISNIITPYLLQIAEDGGIESAIRCNNGLKNGVYLYHGILTNKAIGEWFDLPDNDINLIVF from the coding sequence ATGTCTATAAGTCCATTCACAAAAGAACAATTACTGCCTCAGGAAGAAAAACTGGAAATAGCTAAACACAAAAGCCAACTTTTCATAGGAATTCCGAAAGAGAACAGTTACCAAGAAAGACGCATTTGCCTTACACCTGATGCAGTGAATTCGCTTACCTATCAAGGACATAGAGTAATGATTGAAGCTGGAGCCGGAGTAAGTTCCAGCTACAGCGATAAAGAATACAGTGATGCCGGAGCCGAAATCACACAGGACACTAAAAAAGTCTTTAGTTGTCCGATGATTTTAAAAGTGGAACCGCCAACAGTTTCTGAAATTGAAATGATGAACCCAAAAACCATTTTGATATCAGCCATTCAATTAAAAACACGAAAAAAAACATACTTCGAAGCATTATCTCGAAAAAAAATAACTTCCCTCGCTTTTGAATATTTAAAAGATACTGATGGCTCCTATCCTGCCGTAAAATCATTGAGTGAGATTGCAGGAACCGCTTCGATACTGATTGCAGCAGAGTTAATGATCACCAATGAATTTGGTAAAGGGCTATTGTTTGGCAACATTACAGGAGTAGCTCCAACCGAAGTGGTTATACTTGGAGCAGGAACTGCAGGAGAATTTGCTGCCAGAACCGCTTTAGGCCTTGGTGCCAGCGTAAAAGTTTTTGACAACTCAATAACCAAATTACGCCGTTTGCAAAATAACTTAAACCAACGTATTTTCACTTCGACCATTCAGCAAAAATCTTTATTGAAGGCACTTAGACGTTGTGATGTAGCCATTGGTGCTATGCGGGGACAAGAACGCTGCCCTATTATTGTGACCGAAACTATGGTAGAACACATGAAAAAAGCGGCTGTAATTGTTGACATCAGTATTGACACAGGAGGTTGTTTTGAAACGTCTGAAGTTACAACTCACGAAAAACCAACTTATGTAAAACACAATGTATTGCACTATTGTGTTCCCAATATTCCTTCCCGTTACTCCAAAACAGCTTCGCTTTCCATAAGCAACATCATCACTCCTTATTTATTGCAAATTGCCGAAGATGGCGGAATTGAAAGCGCTATCCGTTGTAATAACGGACTAAAAAATGGGGTTTACCTCTATCATGGTATCCTTACCAACAAAGCCATAGGTGAATGGTTTGATTTACCGGACAACGACATTAATTTAATTGTTTTTTAA
- the tsaE gene encoding tRNA (adenosine(37)-N6)-threonylcarbamoyltransferase complex ATPase subunit type 1 TsaE, with translation MTTTFSIAQLEDISQQILKQNPNKVILFTGEMGVGKTTLIKQLCKTLGVKDATSSPTFSLVNEYQTDNNQTIYHFDFYRLNKETEALDMGVDDYFYSGNWCFVEWPEKIENLIPHQHSIISIELLPNGERSLVLK, from the coding sequence ATGACTACTACATTTTCAATAGCACAACTGGAAGACATTTCCCAACAAATTTTAAAGCAAAATCCTAACAAAGTAATTCTGTTTACTGGGGAAATGGGCGTTGGTAAAACAACTTTAATCAAACAGCTTTGCAAAACTTTGGGAGTTAAAGATGCCACCAGCAGTCCTACATTTTCATTAGTTAATGAATATCAAACAGATAATAATCAAACCATATATCATTTTGATTTTTACAGACTAAACAAAGAAACTGAAGCTTTGGATATGGGAGTCGACGATTATTTCTATTCAGGAAATTGGTGTTTTGTCGAATGGCCAGAAAAAATTGAAAATTTAATTCCGCATCAACACTCAATAATTTCAATCGAATTATTACCAAACGGAGAGCGTTCATTGGTTTTAAAATAG
- a CDS encoding bifunctional response regulator/alkaline phosphatase family protein: MDKIKILWVDDEIDLLKPHILFLEKKNYSVTTCNNGRDAIDIFDENNFDIVFLDENMPGMSGLDTLSEMKEKKSSVPMIMITKSEEEYIMEEAIGSKIADYLIKPVNPNQILLSLKKNLDNSRLISQKTTLDYQKEFRKITMEMAMVNSYEDWVELYKKLLFWELELEDIDDQGMIEILESQKVEANSQFGKYIERNYADWFQPKADKPIQSHNLFKELVVPEIQKKDKPVLFIVIDNLRYDQWKAFESVVANYYKLEKEVPYFSILPTATQYARNAIFSGLTPLEMEKQFPQYWKNDPEEGGKNLYEAEFLTAQIKRLRLDLKEDYFKITNLAQGKKLAESFKSLKDNDLVTVVYNFVDMLSHAKTEMDVVKELASDDKAYRSLTLSWFKNSPLLEIIQQAQKLGFKLILTTDHGTINVKNPSKVVGDKNTSLNLRYKTGRSLTYEQKDVYAVKEPKNIGLPAINMSSSYIFAKNDLFLAYVNNYNHYVSYYKNTYQHGGISLEEMIIPFLVFNPK; this comes from the coding sequence ATGGATAAAATAAAAATACTTTGGGTTGACGACGAAATCGATTTGCTCAAACCACACATATTATTTCTGGAGAAAAAAAATTATAGCGTAACTACTTGTAATAATGGACGTGACGCCATAGATATTTTTGATGAAAATAATTTCGACATTGTTTTCCTTGACGAAAACATGCCAGGTATGAGCGGTTTGGACACTTTGTCTGAAATGAAAGAAAAAAAATCTTCGGTTCCGATGATTATGATCACCAAGAGCGAAGAAGAATATATCATGGAAGAAGCTATCGGATCCAAAATAGCCGATTATCTTATCAAACCTGTAAATCCAAACCAAATTTTACTGAGTTTGAAGAAAAACCTTGATAATTCCCGATTGATTTCGCAAAAAACAACTCTGGATTACCAAAAAGAGTTTAGAAAAATTACCATGGAAATGGCAATGGTCAATTCCTATGAAGATTGGGTGGAATTATACAAAAAACTCCTTTTTTGGGAACTTGAATTAGAAGATATTGACGATCAAGGAATGATAGAAATTCTGGAATCCCAAAAAGTAGAAGCTAATTCGCAATTTGGAAAATACATTGAGCGCAATTATGCTGATTGGTTCCAACCTAAAGCAGACAAACCAATACAGTCACATAATTTATTCAAGGAATTAGTCGTACCGGAAATTCAGAAAAAAGATAAACCGGTACTTTTTATCGTTATCGACAATTTACGATACGACCAATGGAAAGCTTTTGAAAGTGTTGTTGCCAATTATTACAAACTTGAAAAAGAAGTTCCTTATTTCTCTATACTTCCAACAGCGACGCAATATGCCAGAAATGCCATTTTCTCAGGATTGACACCACTTGAAATGGAAAAACAATTTCCACAGTATTGGAAAAACGATCCTGAAGAAGGAGGGAAAAACTTGTATGAAGCCGAATTTCTAACTGCCCAAATCAAACGTTTAAGATTAGATTTAAAAGAAGATTATTTCAAAATCACCAACCTCGCCCAAGGGAAAAAACTGGCCGAAAGCTTTAAATCCTTAAAAGACAACGATCTTGTGACTGTGGTTTACAACTTTGTTGATATGCTTTCACATGCCAAAACGGAAATGGATGTAGTAAAAGAACTAGCTTCTGATGACAAAGCCTATCGTTCACTAACATTGAGTTGGTTTAAAAATTCACCTTTACTCGAAATCATTCAACAAGCCCAAAAATTAGGATTCAAATTAATTTTGACTACAGATCACGGTACTATCAATGTCAAAAACCCATCAAAAGTAGTAGGTGATAAAAACACCAGCTTAAATTTACGCTATAAAACCGGCCGCAGTTTGACTTATGAACAAAAAGACGTCTATGCTGTAAAAGAACCTAAAAATATTGGTTTACCAGCGATAAACATGAGTAGTTCTTATATTTTTGCAAAAAATGATTTGTTTTTGGCTTATGTAAACAACTACAATCATTATGTAAGCTATTATAAAAACACCTATCAACACGGCGGAATCTCATTGGAAGAAATGATTATTCCATTTTTGGTTTTCAATCCAAAATAA
- a CDS encoding EamA family transporter has protein sequence MLFLILSVICSVTVGVIFKIARTYKTPSAQIVACNYVFALALCYLFFSPDLTVLDSSSPWKILIPLGFLMPVVFLFLATSIKHMGIAKTDVAQRLSLIISIIGASLFFGEQFSGLKLTVLMFGFPAIILILDKPRENKESKWIYPALVLFGFGIIDLLFKQIALTSSLPFTTSLFVLFSISLIIMVFINGYEILFVKTKMDLKSVIFGGLVGIFNFGNIFFYLKAHQAFAQNPSTVFAGMNMGVIMIGSLVGIFVFKEKVTKLNLIGLLLALFAVIFIVASQLN, from the coding sequence ATGTTATTTCTTATTCTGAGTGTGATTTGTAGCGTAACTGTAGGGGTGATTTTCAAAATTGCCCGGACTTATAAAACGCCTTCTGCGCAAATTGTTGCCTGCAATTATGTGTTTGCTTTAGCGCTTTGTTATTTGTTTTTTAGTCCTGATTTAACCGTTTTGGATAGTTCTTCGCCATGGAAAATCTTAATTCCGTTGGGTTTTTTGATGCCTGTGGTGTTTCTTTTTCTCGCGACTTCGATAAAACATATGGGGATCGCAAAAACCGATGTTGCCCAACGATTATCGTTGATTATCTCCATTATAGGAGCATCGTTGTTTTTTGGAGAACAATTTAGTGGACTTAAGCTGACTGTGCTTATGTTTGGATTTCCGGCAATAATACTTATTTTGGATAAACCTAGGGAGAACAAAGAAAGTAAATGGATTTACCCGGCTTTGGTATTGTTTGGCTTCGGAATAATTGATCTACTTTTTAAACAAATAGCCCTGACATCTTCACTTCCTTTTACCACATCGTTATTTGTTCTTTTTTCTATTTCATTGATTATAATGGTGTTTATTAATGGATATGAAATACTTTTTGTAAAAACCAAAATGGATTTAAAAAGTGTCATTTTCGGAGGTTTGGTTGGAATTTTCAATTTTGGAAACATATTTTTCTACCTCAAAGCACATCAGGCATTTGCCCAAAATCCTTCTACGGTTTTTGCAGGAATGAATATGGGAGTTATTATGATTGGAAGTCTTGTTGGGATTTTTGTTTTCAAAGAAAAAGTTACCAAGCTTAATTTAATTGGACTTTTATTGGCCTTATTCGCTGTTATTTTTATTGTTGCTTCACAGTTGAATTGA
- the fabG gene encoding 3-oxoacyl-[acyl-carrier-protein] reductase codes for MKLLEGKVAIITGASRGIGKGIAEVFAKNGANVAFTYSSSVESAQALENELNALGVKAKGYQSNAADFNEAQTFVDAVLAEFGTVDILINNAGITKDNLLMRMSEADFDQVINVNLKSVFNMTKAIQKTFLKQRAGSIINISSVVGVSGNAGQTNYAASKAGAIGFTKSVALELGSRNIRCNAIAPGFIETEMTAKLSEDVVKGWREGIPLKRGGSAEDVANACLFLASDMSSYVTGQVLNVCGGMLT; via the coding sequence ATGAAATTACTAGAAGGAAAAGTAGCCATTATAACTGGCGCAAGTCGTGGAATTGGAAAAGGAATTGCCGAAGTTTTTGCAAAAAACGGAGCAAATGTAGCCTTTACTTATAGTTCATCAGTTGAGTCTGCTCAGGCTTTAGAAAACGAATTAAATGCCTTGGGAGTAAAAGCCAAAGGATATCAATCTAATGCTGCCGATTTTAACGAAGCGCAAACCTTTGTAGATGCAGTTTTGGCCGAATTTGGAACAGTTGATATTTTGATAAATAATGCCGGAATTACCAAAGATAATTTGTTAATGCGTATGTCTGAAGCTGATTTTGATCAAGTTATCAATGTTAACTTAAAATCGGTTTTTAATATGACTAAAGCCATTCAAAAAACTTTCTTGAAACAACGTGCCGGTTCTATTATTAATATTAGTTCTGTAGTAGGAGTGTCCGGAAATGCTGGTCAAACGAATTATGCTGCTTCAAAAGCAGGTGCGATTGGTTTTACAAAATCAGTAGCTTTGGAATTAGGTTCTCGTAACATTCGTTGCAACGCTATTGCTCCAGGTTTTATTGAGACTGAAATGACAGCAAAATTAAGCGAAGATGTTGTAAAAGGATGGAGAGAAGGTATTCCGTTGAAACGCGGAGGTTCTGCCGAAGACGTTGCTAATGCTTGTTTGTTCTTAGCTTCAGACATGAGTTCGTATGTTACCGGACAAGTATTGAATGTTTGTGGAGGAATGCTTACTTAA
- a CDS encoding GIY-YIG nuclease family protein — protein MKLSYVYILKCSDSSYYTGVTSDLTQRLFRHVSAYYPDCYTANRRPLELVFYCEFTDIGIAIDKEKQIKKWSRAKKEALIKGDFDALVNLAKKKFDK, from the coding sequence ATGAAATTGTCCTATGTTTATATATTGAAATGTTCTGACAGTAGTTATTATACTGGTGTTACAAGTGATTTAACACAAAGGTTGTTTCGTCACGTGAGTGCATACTATCCTGATTGTTATACAGCTAACCGTAGACCTTTAGAGTTAGTTTTTTATTGTGAGTTTACAGATATTGGTATAGCGATAGACAAAGAAAAACAAATTAAAAAATGGTCAAGAGCTAAAAAAGAAGCTTTGATTAAAGGGGATTTTGATGCTTTGGTGAATTTGGCTAAAAAGAAATTTGACAAATAA
- a CDS encoding LysR family transcriptional regulator, translated as MDFRLKVFFTVATRLSFTKAASELFITQPAISKHIQELEEEYKIKLFERNGSKIALTNAGEVLLKHTKNIFEIYREIDFDMSTFINERKGLLRLGASTTISQYIIPPLLARFHQKLESVKVNLLNGNTEQIENALLNREIEIGIVEGQSKNQSIKYTQFIRDELVLVCNSNNPLVKRREIAPADLKTLQFLVREQGSGTLEVIEFALKPFNIKIDQLQIEMQLGSTESIKSYLMNSNCVAFMSIHAVSKELKNNELQIIDVDNLTIERYFYIITLQGKSDSLSELFIKNISSYYNLKL; from the coding sequence ATGGATTTTAGACTAAAAGTATTTTTCACTGTCGCTACACGATTGAGCTTTACGAAAGCTGCATCCGAATTGTTTATTACGCAACCCGCTATTTCTAAGCATATCCAGGAATTGGAAGAAGAATATAAAATCAAACTTTTTGAGAGAAACGGTTCTAAAATAGCATTGACGAATGCCGGTGAAGTCTTATTGAAGCATACCAAAAATATCTTTGAGATTTACAGGGAAATCGACTTTGATATGAGTACGTTTATTAATGAACGCAAAGGTTTGTTGCGGTTAGGAGCGAGTACAACGATTTCCCAATACATTATTCCGCCGCTTTTGGCTCGTTTTCACCAGAAATTAGAATCGGTTAAAGTTAATTTGCTAAACGGAAACACAGAGCAAATTGAAAATGCGTTATTAAACAGAGAAATTGAGATAGGAATTGTCGAAGGGCAGTCCAAGAATCAATCGATAAAGTATACTCAATTCATTAGGGACGAATTGGTTTTGGTTTGTAATTCCAATAATCCGTTGGTCAAGAGGAGGGAAATTGCTCCTGCGGATCTTAAAACACTTCAATTTCTTGTGCGAGAACAAGGTTCAGGAACACTTGAAGTTATAGAATTTGCTTTAAAACCTTTCAATATTAAAATTGATCAATTACAAATTGAAATGCAATTAGGAAGTACCGAAAGTATAAAATCCTATTTGATGAATTCGAATTGCGTAGCGTTTATGTCTATCCATGCTGTTTCAAAAGAGTTGAAAAACAATGAATTGCAAATAATAGATGTAGATAATTTGACGATTGAACGTTATTTTTACATTATTACATTACAAGGGAAATCGGATTCCCTTTCTGAATTATTCATAAAAAACATTTCGAGTTATTATAATCTGAAGTTATAG
- a CDS encoding YeiH family protein, with the protein MKTNSISKPYFIRINTTLQQVIFVLLLFLCLFPVISPPIALLLGLVVGNLSGHPFLHLNHKATNILLQVSVVGLGFGMNVHSAVSAGKEGFLFTIGSIIATITLGSLLGKWFKVQKKTSHLISCGTAICGGSAIAAIAPVIKSNEKETSVALGVIFILNSIALFVFPIIGHWLQLSQTDFGMWCAIAIHDTSSVVGAASKYGTEALQVATTVKLARALWIVPVALITAVVFKNKTGKVKIPYFIGLFILAMICNTYFSPVAIATPYLVSIAKIGLTVTLFLIGAGLNSSVLKSVGLLPLLQGVLLWISIAVGTLVAIMSFS; encoded by the coding sequence ATGAAAACCAATAGTATAAGCAAACCTTATTTTATCAGAATCAATACTACATTGCAACAGGTTATCTTTGTTTTGTTGCTGTTTCTTTGTTTGTTTCCTGTCATTTCACCCCCAATAGCTTTATTGTTGGGTTTGGTGGTTGGCAATCTTTCCGGGCATCCTTTTTTGCATTTAAATCATAAAGCGACTAATATATTATTACAGGTTTCGGTTGTAGGTCTAGGGTTTGGAATGAACGTCCATAGTGCTGTTTCGGCCGGAAAGGAAGGTTTTCTCTTTACAATTGGCTCAATAATAGCGACCATAACCTTGGGAAGCTTATTGGGAAAATGGTTTAAAGTTCAGAAGAAAACATCGCATTTAATCTCTTGCGGAACGGCTATTTGTGGTGGAAGTGCCATTGCTGCGATTGCACCGGTTATAAAATCAAATGAAAAGGAAACTTCGGTAGCATTAGGAGTCATATTTATCCTAAATTCGATTGCTTTGTTTGTGTTTCCTATTATCGGTCATTGGTTGCAATTGTCACAAACCGATTTTGGTATGTGGTGTGCCATTGCTATTCATGATACCAGTTCAGTAGTTGGTGCAGCCAGTAAATATGGAACAGAAGCCCTTCAAGTGGCTACAACAGTTAAGTTAGCGAGAGCTTTATGGATTGTTCCGGTGGCATTGATAACTGCGGTTGTTTTCAAAAATAAAACTGGCAAAGTAAAAATTCCTTACTTTATTGGATTGTTTATTTTAGCAATGATTTGTAATACCTATTTTTCTCCTGTTGCGATTGCCACTCCTTATTTGGTTTCAATTGCAAAAATTGGACTCACAGTTACTTTGTTTTTGATAGGAGCAGGGTTGAATAGTAGCGTTTTGAAATCAGTTGGGTTATTGCCTTTGTTGCAAGGTGTATTGCTTTGGATAAGTATTGCTGTTGGGACTTTGGTGGCAATTATGTCTTTTAGTTAA
- a CDS encoding YoaK family protein: MFRHKGKNRNSKHNLRLAVLLSFVAGIVNITGVLSVKTLTTNVTGHFAFFAEEVTKHNYQAAIVFLIYTLFFLAGSFTSNFLAELVSIKKSDLFHVAPITIEIVILISLGLFGMHPNFYLFDQKWTAFGLLFAMGIQNSLVTKISQSTVRTTHLTGLFTDLGIELSQLFFYKKPEERKKLKTSIYLRLSIISFFFLGCFTGGFIYGFLVLKTLFIAVFFLFVALYYDYIRFNLIAIKRKKINFN, from the coding sequence ATGTTTAGACATAAAGGTAAAAACAGGAATTCAAAACACAATTTACGCCTTGCAGTATTATTGTCTTTTGTAGCTGGAATAGTGAATATAACGGGAGTTTTATCTGTAAAGACTCTGACAACCAATGTGACCGGACATTTTGCTTTTTTTGCCGAAGAAGTTACTAAGCACAATTATCAGGCAGCCATTGTCTTTTTAATCTATACTTTATTCTTTTTAGCAGGATCCTTTACTTCTAATTTTTTGGCCGAATTGGTTTCAATAAAGAAATCAGATCTCTTTCATGTAGCACCAATAACAATCGAAATCGTAATTTTAATCTCTTTGGGACTCTTTGGAATGCATCCCAATTTTTATTTATTTGATCAAAAATGGACTGCTTTTGGTTTACTTTTTGCGATGGGAATTCAAAATTCATTGGTAACCAAAATCTCGCAATCTACAGTTAGAACAACGCATTTAACAGGTCTCTTCACCGATTTAGGTATCGAATTATCACAATTGTTTTTCTACAAAAAACCGGAAGAACGAAAAAAACTGAAAACCAGTATTTATCTTCGATTATCAATTATTTCCTTCTTCTTTTTAGGGTGTTTTACAGGAGGGTTCATTTATGGTTTTCTGGTACTCAAAACATTATTTATTGCAGTGTTTTTTCTCTTTGTCGCCCTTTATTATGATTATATCCGATTTAATTTGATTGCTATAAAAAGAAAGAAAATCAATTTTAACTAA
- a CDS encoding zinc dependent phospholipase C family protein → MKKFKFKRTVLVFSAISFAFITLSWGVFGHEHINNAAVMALPKPLQTFFYNHIDFITQESSVPDLRKYTLRDKAEYPRHYMDMENFGDINSVPLSFEEAKKKYDDKFLADNGILPWYIQETMTKLTKAFKDKRKTEILFLAGDLAHYIGDANMPLHTSANHDGQLTNQKGIHAMWESRIPQMFGKNYNFYTGEAKYIENVEKATWDMLKDSHSQVDPLLAIDKKVRESFTAETMYDKDEKGNTAKNKYGDLIYSKEYVTKFNTALNGMVENQMRKAIVATSNFWYTAWVNAGKPNLDGLDAKELTNRNKKNLQRDLKLWKTGKLFGMESETEF, encoded by the coding sequence ATGAAAAAATTTAAATTTAAACGAACAGTACTTGTTTTTTCTGCAATTAGTTTTGCTTTTATTACTTTGTCTTGGGGTGTTTTTGGGCATGAACATATTAATAATGCGGCAGTTATGGCCTTGCCAAAACCGTTACAGACATTCTTTTACAATCATATTGATTTTATAACCCAGGAATCATCAGTTCCTGATTTGCGTAAATATACTTTACGCGATAAAGCCGAATATCCAAGGCATTATATGGATATGGAGAATTTTGGAGACATTAATTCCGTTCCTCTATCATTTGAAGAGGCAAAGAAAAAGTACGATGATAAATTTTTAGCTGATAATGGTATTCTGCCTTGGTATATTCAGGAAACGATGACCAAATTGACGAAAGCTTTCAAAGATAAAAGAAAAACTGAAATTTTGTTTTTGGCAGGTGATTTGGCGCATTATATTGGTGATGCAAACATGCCTTTGCATACTTCTGCAAACCATGACGGACAGCTTACTAATCAAAAAGGGATTCATGCTATGTGGGAGTCCCGTATTCCGCAGATGTTTGGTAAAAACTATAATTTCTATACCGGTGAAGCCAAGTATATTGAAAATGTTGAAAAAGCAACTTGGGACATGTTGAAAGATTCTCACAGTCAAGTAGATCCTCTTTTGGCAATTGATAAAAAAGTACGTGAATCTTTTACCGCAGAGACTATGTATGATAAGGACGAAAAGGGAAATACTGCAAAAAATAAATATGGTGATTTGATTTATTCTAAAGAATATGTGACGAAATTCAACACCGCTTTAAACGGAATGGTAGAAAACCAGATGAGAAAAGCGATTGTTGCAACATCTAATTTTTGGTACACAGCCTGGGTTAATGCAGGAAAACCAAATCTTGATGGTTTGGATGCCAAAGAATTGACGAATCGTAATAAGAAGAATCTGCAACGTGATTTGAAGCTTTGGAAAACTGGAAAGCTTTTTGGTATGGAAAGTGAAACTGAATTTTAA